The following proteins are co-located in the Halarcobacter sp. genome:
- a CDS encoding PLP-dependent aminotransferase family protein gives MKKVERSYIRQILDAINEKTISFAGGLPNENLFPIENLKVATNKVLENRLCLQYSKSQGVEDLREKIAQIYTEKFEFPTNKDEILITTGSQQAFDIIAKSFLNKELYVQRPTYIGALSAYKVLDLEIKSFEDLDDLENRLNPSNGLYAMTDFTNPTGRVVDNKRREEVAKILNKKQCYFIEDGAYSLIDFNGEIRKPISALYEKSFHLGSFSKIVAPGFRVGWIRAKKEMIEQMMVCKEAIDLHTSTFNQMILNEYMQQFDVFEHIKLVRAEYESKMNYMADCFEKYIPSFKFERPKGGMFIYGSFEEDSFELAKKALEQDVAFVPAKVFFHDNRDSNEARFNFTNSTFEQIEKGVQKLAKLLSPNDNLDKKIA, from the coding sequence ATGAAAAAAGTTGAGAGATCTTATATAAGACAGATATTAGATGCAATAAATGAAAAAACAATCTCTTTTGCAGGTGGTTTGCCAAATGAAAATCTATTTCCTATTGAGAATTTAAAAGTAGCTACAAATAAAGTATTAGAAAATAGATTATGTTTACAATACTCAAAATCTCAAGGAGTCGAAGATTTAAGAGAAAAAATTGCACAAATTTATACTGAAAAGTTTGAGTTTCCAACAAATAAAGATGAAATATTGATAACAACAGGTAGTCAACAAGCCTTTGATATTATTGCTAAATCATTTTTAAATAAAGAATTGTATGTTCAACGACCTACATATATTGGAGCTTTAAGTGCTTATAAGGTATTAGATTTGGAAATTAAATCATTTGAGGATTTGGATGATTTAGAAAATAGATTAAATCCTTCAAATGGACTTTATGCAATGACTGATTTTACAAATCCAACAGGAAGAGTTGTTGATAATAAAAGAAGAGAAGAAGTAGCAAAAATCTTGAATAAAAAACAATGCTACTTTATAGAAGATGGTGCTTATTCATTAATTGATTTTAATGGTGAAATTAGAAAACCAATTAGTGCTTTATATGAAAAGAGTTTCCATTTAGGTTCTTTTTCTAAAATAGTTGCACCTGGATTTAGAGTAGGTTGGATTAGAGCAAAAAAAGAGATGATTGAACAAATGATGGTATGTAAAGAAGCAATAGATTTACACACTTCTACATTTAATCAAATGATATTAAATGAATATATGCAACAGTTTGATGTATTTGAACATATCAAACTTGTAAGAGCAGAATATGAATCAAAAATGAATTATATGGCTGATTGTTTTGAGAAATATATTCCTAGTTTTAAATTTGAAAGACCAAAAGGTGGTATGTTTATTTACGGTTCATTTGAGGAAGATTCTTTTGAATTAGCTAAAAAAGCATTAGAACAAGATGTAGCTTTTGTACCTGCAAAAGTTTTCTTTCATGATAATAGAGACTCAAATGAAGCAAGATTTAATTTTACTAATTCAACTTTTGAACAAATAGAAAAAGGGGTTCAAAAATTAGCTAAATTACTTTCTCCAAATGATAATTTAGATAAGAAGATAGCGTAA
- a CDS encoding methyltransferase domain-containing protein: MAQKDKIKWDNKYKELPKLLEKRDPCEKLVKYINKVSKGKALDVACGSGRNTIYMAGNGFKVDALDISSVALENLSKLENPNINTLLVDLDEYTFQENFYNLITKTNFLDRDIIEKIKKALKKDGIIIIETYMEDENNEKKDSNPDYLLKKDELKSFFTDGFEILDYDEFFNETNELYRMKKQSIVVKKL; encoded by the coding sequence ATGGCACAAAAAGATAAAATAAAATGGGATAACAAATATAAAGAGTTACCAAAACTATTAGAAAAAAGAGACCCATGTGAAAAGCTTGTAAAATATATAAACAAAGTATCAAAAGGGAAAGCTTTAGATGTAGCATGTGGATCAGGAAGAAATACAATTTATATGGCAGGAAATGGCTTTAAAGTTGATGCTTTAGATATTTCAAGTGTAGCTCTTGAAAATTTGTCAAAACTTGAAAATCCTAATATCAACACTTTACTTGTTGATTTAGATGAATATACTTTTCAAGAAAATTTTTATAATCTAATTACAAAAACAAATTTTTTAGATAGAGATATAATTGAAAAAATCAAAAAAGCTTTAAAAAAAGATGGAATCATAATTATTGAAACATATATGGAAGATGAAAATAATGAAAAAAAAGATTCAAACCCTGATTATCTACTAAAAAAAGATGAATTAAAAAGTTTTTTTACAGATGGTTTTGAAATTTTAGATTATGATGAATTTTTTAACGAAACTAATGAACTATATAGGATGAAAAAACAATCAATTGTTGTAAAAAAACTTTAG
- the aat gene encoding leucyl/phenylalanyl-tRNA--protein transferase yields MELLDPTHKIYLLDNNNFIFPTLEMMDNDLVAVGGDFHPQRLINAYKNGIFPWFIDEYNHIHWFSPQERMVLFPDQFKVSKSLRRTINNKGFIVKTNENFEEVIRNCSTIKRKHEDDTWIDENFILAYINLFKLGYAYSIECYLNDVLVGGLYGVLINDIFCGESMFAKEKDASKVAFYHLCKQAKENGIKMIDCQVYNDHLASLGAKEISREEYFKLL; encoded by the coding sequence ATGGAACTACTTGACCCAACTCATAAAATATACCTCTTAGACAACAATAATTTTATTTTTCCTACATTAGAAATGATGGATAATGATTTGGTTGCAGTTGGTGGAGACTTTCATCCTCAAAGACTTATAAATGCTTACAAAAATGGAATCTTTCCTTGGTTTATTGATGAATATAACCATATTCATTGGTTTAGTCCTCAAGAAAGAATGGTCTTATTCCCAGATCAATTTAAAGTTTCTAAAAGCCTAAGAAGAACTATAAACAACAAAGGTTTTATTGTTAAAACTAATGAAAACTTTGAAGAGGTTATAAGAAATTGTTCAACTATAAAAAGAAAACATGAAGATGATACTTGGATTGATGAAAACTTCATACTTGCCTATATAAATCTTTTTAAACTAGGTTATGCTTACTCTATTGAGTGTTATTTAAATGATGTATTAGTGGGCGGTTTATATGGAGTTTTAATTAATGATATTTTTTGTGGGGAAAGCATGTTTGCAAAAGAAAAAGATGCATCAAAAGTTGCTTTTTATCATCTTTGTAAACAAGCAAAAGAAAATGGAATAAAAATGATAGACTGCCAAGTCTATAATGACCACTTAGCAAGTCTAGGGGCTAAAGAAATATCAAGAGAAGAATACTTTAAACTACTGTAA
- a CDS encoding c-type cytochrome: MKKTLIALACAISLSYAIDYDPVKGSMLSLSCASCHGTDGKSVAITPLIAGLGKTTMYNILLDYKYDRRPGTMMPKHAKGFTDAELEQISYYFSKIKR; this comes from the coding sequence ATGAAGAAAACACTTATCGCACTAGCTTGTGCAATTAGCTTATCATATGCCATAGACTACGATCCTGTTAAAGGAAGTATGTTGTCCCTTTCATGTGCCTCATGTCATGGGACAGATGGAAAATCAGTTGCTATTACACCACTAATTGCTGGACTTGGAAAAACCACAATGTATAATATTCTTCTAGACTACAAATACGATAGAAGACCAGGTACGATGATGCCAAAACATGCAAAAGGTTTCACTGATGCTGAATTAGAACAAATCAGTTACTATTTTTCAAAAATCAAAAGATAA
- a CDS encoding cache domain-containing protein, with protein sequence MFKNLSIKAKLLSTVIGLIVLIGLTMLVEMTSTINSEVDLILDDSEKTAYKAKEKELENYVSLAFKTVESYYERTSKEKIKIEVKNYIEEQSNFLFSIINAEYEKNKNVLSENELKNRIESIIASTRYGKSGYFWINDFNYKMVMHPIKRELTGKYFKNTPKVPFIQLGVDELKKTGKDVGYIEYSFYNPSSKKTVFKTSILKVFKPYNWIIGTGAYIDDISEKMKNEALKAVANMKYGKTGYFWINDSKHVVLAHGAKDSLVGEHLYDLKDSKGKYLYREIVKTANEKKEGGIVKYYWTIPGKKGDFEKFSYVKKFEPWDMIIGTGAYVTDIQDSIAEMDARTHENMESVIVTNIIMILVLLILISLGIIFFMKKILFTPLLNFQDGLLNFFKYVNKEQNDINEIKIEANDEIGKMSALINQNIQKSKDIIEQDNMLIHEVKGIVTNVGEGYLDKKIAGSTNNESLEELKTLLNDMLQNLQSLVGNNINALTEVLEEYANRDFTKKLDSNSSGKIGNSIINMHKMITKILQDNQEDGLLLRDKSQELSSNVKTLSDNATSQAASLEETAASIEEITGNIQQTNGKAQEMLKISKDTKASANKGKELASGTAKSMDEINETVMNINEAITVIDQIAFQTNILSLNAAVEAATAGEAGKGFAVVAQEVRNLAARSAEAAKEIKDLVENATIKANEGKNVSSSMIEGFTELEGKIQDTSDLIDDVTNAASEQSLAMSQISDAINQLDKFTQENASVADKTNDISQETNQISNDIVENVNMNKFEGKV encoded by the coding sequence ATGTTTAAAAATTTATCTATAAAGGCAAAATTATTGTCAACTGTTATAGGACTAATTGTTCTAATTGGACTGACTATGTTAGTTGAAATGACTTCAACTATAAATAGTGAAGTTGATTTAATTTTAGATGATAGTGAGAAAACTGCATATAAAGCAAAAGAGAAAGAACTAGAGAATTATGTATCCTTAGCTTTTAAAACTGTAGAGTCATATTATGAAAGAACTTCAAAAGAAAAAATCAAAATTGAAGTTAAGAATTATATAGAAGAGCAGTCTAATTTTCTATTTTCAATTATAAATGCTGAATATGAAAAAAACAAAAATGTTTTATCTGAGAATGAACTAAAAAATAGAATAGAATCTATAATTGCATCAACTAGGTATGGGAAGTCTGGTTATTTTTGGATTAATGATTTTAATTATAAGATGGTTATGCATCCAATAAAAAGAGAATTAACAGGTAAATATTTTAAAAATACTCCAAAGGTACCCTTTATTCAATTAGGAGTAGATGAATTAAAGAAAACAGGTAAAGATGTAGGTTATATTGAGTATTCTTTCTATAATCCGAGTTCTAAAAAAACTGTATTTAAAACATCTATTCTAAAAGTTTTTAAACCATATAACTGGATTATAGGTACAGGTGCATATATTGATGATATTTCAGAAAAAATGAAAAATGAAGCATTAAAAGCAGTTGCGAATATGAAATATGGGAAAACTGGATATTTTTGGATAAATGATTCAAAACATGTTGTTCTAGCACATGGTGCAAAAGATTCCCTTGTAGGAGAACATTTATATGATTTAAAAGACTCAAAAGGTAAATATTTATATAGAGAAATTGTTAAAACTGCAAATGAAAAAAAAGAAGGTGGTATAGTTAAATATTACTGGACAATTCCTGGTAAAAAAGGAGATTTTGAAAAGTTCTCATATGTTAAAAAATTTGAACCTTGGGATATGATTATTGGTACTGGAGCATATGTTACTGACATACAAGATTCAATAGCAGAGATGGATGCAAGAACTCATGAAAATATGGAAAGTGTTATAGTTACCAATATAATAATGATTTTAGTTTTACTTATATTAATATCTTTAGGAATAATATTCTTCATGAAAAAAATTCTTTTTACACCACTATTAAACTTTCAAGATGGCCTTCTAAATTTCTTTAAATATGTAAATAAAGAGCAAAATGATATTAATGAAATTAAAATAGAAGCAAATGATGAGATTGGAAAAATGTCAGCACTTATCAACCAAAATATTCAAAAGTCTAAAGATATTATTGAACAAGATAATATGCTAATTCATGAAGTAAAAGGTATAGTGACAAATGTAGGAGAAGGTTATTTAGATAAAAAAATTGCTGGTTCTACAAATAATGAATCATTAGAAGAGTTAAAAACTCTTCTTAATGATATGTTACAAAACCTTCAATCACTTGTAGGAAATAATATCAATGCATTAACTGAAGTTTTAGAAGAGTATGCAAATAGAGACTTTACGAAAAAATTAGATTCAAACTCAAGTGGCAAAATTGGTAATAGTATTATTAATATGCATAAAATGATTACAAAAATTCTTCAAGATAATCAAGAAGATGGTTTACTTCTAAGAGATAAATCACAGGAATTAAGCTCTAATGTAAAAACATTAAGTGATAATGCAACTTCACAAGCAGCATCATTAGAGGAAACTGCAGCTTCAATAGAAGAGATAACTGGAAATATTCAACAAACAAATGGAAAAGCCCAAGAGATGTTAAAAATTTCAAAAGATACAAAGGCTTCTGCAAATAAAGGTAAAGAGTTAGCTTCCGGTACTGCAAAATCTATGGATGAGATAAATGAGACAGTTATGAATATAAATGAAGCCATTACTGTAATTGACCAAATAGCTTTTCAAACAAATATTCTTTCATTAAATGCAGCAGTAGAAGCAGCAACAGCAGGTGAAGCTGGAAAAGGTTTTGCTGTAGTTGCTCAAGAGGTAAGAAACCTTGCAGCTAGATCTGCTGAAGCAGCAAAAGAGATTAAAGATTTAGTTGAAAATGCAACAATTAAAGCTAATGAAGGTAAAAATGTAAGTTCTTCAATGATCGAAGGCTTTACTGAACTTGAAGGAAAAATTCAAGATACAAGTGATCTAATTGATGATGTTACAAATGCAGCTAGTGAACAAAGTCTTGCAATGTCACAAATTAGTGATGCTATTAACCAATTAGATAAATTTACACAAGAGAATGCTTCAGTTGCAGATAAAACAAATGATATATCACAAGAAACTAATCAAATTTCTAATGATATAGTTGAAAATGTAAATATGAACAAATTTGAAGGAAAAGTTTAG
- a CDS encoding AraC family transcriptional regulator, which yields MKKGTKHFRNDVVNRTFYYIYKNLEYKVTLDELAKINHLSKYHYHRIIKEETGKTLFEIIADERLKKAANLLITNTHSTISEIANQCGYISHSSFIKAFKSRYIYTPTQWRNGSYKKYSKKLLQEFTSKKDFVYIEPEIKVCKQIHCAYIRHKGYNKSIKKSWEKLEAIAYENHLKEYQEIALFHDNPVITPLENCSYVACISVEKNFNKISTFDIPESLCAVFYLKGVYGDVLNLLRYVYHYWLPNSGYEAKTIPAYAIYYKNYFTTEQKNFELDFFIPIRTAY from the coding sequence ATGAAAAAGGGAACAAAACATTTTAGAAATGATGTAGTTAATAGAACTTTTTATTATATATATAAAAACTTGGAATATAAAGTTACACTAGATGAATTAGCAAAAATAAATCATTTAAGTAAATACCACTATCATCGTATTATAAAAGAGGAAACAGGAAAAACATTATTTGAAATAATTGCTGATGAAAGATTAAAAAAAGCTGCTAATCTTTTAATTACAAATACCCATTCTACTATTAGTGAAATTGCGAACCAATGTGGATATATTTCACACTCTTCTTTTATAAAAGCTTTTAAATCCAGATATATTTATACCCCAACTCAATGGAGAAATGGTAGTTATAAAAAATATTCAAAAAAATTGCTACAAGAATTTACTTCAAAAAAAGATTTTGTATATATTGAACCTGAAATAAAGGTATGTAAACAAATACATTGTGCATATATAAGACACAAAGGATATAACAAATCAATTAAAAAGAGTTGGGAAAAATTAGAAGCTATTGCCTATGAAAATCATCTAAAAGAATACCAAGAGATTGCATTGTTTCATGATAACCCAGTTATAACCCCCTTAGAGAATTGTTCTTATGTTGCTTGTATTAGTGTTGAAAAGAATTTTAATAAAATTAGCACTTTTGATATTCCTGAATCTTTATGTGCAGTGTTTTATTTAAAAGGAGTTTATGGAGATGTATTAAACCTACTTAGATATGTATATCATTACTGGTTACCGAACTCTGGATATGAAGCCAAAACTATACCTGCTTATGCTATTTATTATAAAAACTATTTTACAACTGAACAAAAAAATTTTGAATTAGATTTTTTTATACCAATACGTACTGCTTATTAA
- a CDS encoding FCSD flavin-binding domain-containing protein yields MMNRRNFNKLLASSFALSFAACSSVTSMTSTLPKDKKRVVIVGGGFGGATAAKYMKRYSPETEVILIEQNKEYYTCPFGNTVIAGLNDLDYIKHDYKTLEKKYNITVIHEKVAKVDGENHTVILENGDIIPYHKAIVSPGIDFKYEKGYVEGSEIYSPHAYKAGAQTQLLREQLEGMKDGGTYVMVAPANPFRCPPGPYERISLVAYYLKNNKPNSKIIILDQKNKFSKQGLFQEGWEKLYGDMIEWRSAEFGGAVSFVDPIKKELTTEDGVIKADVLNYIPSQKAGKLAFDSGLTEGDWCPVNKKTFESKIVKDVHVIGDAAIATSMPKSGFSANSQAKIAVLQISRMLKNKPVVNPPKLANTCYSLVAPNYGISVAAVYEAKEDIIEKVAGSGGLSPMNADEGVRATEAEYAVGWYKNQTADIFQ; encoded by the coding sequence ATGATGAATAGAAGAAATTTTAATAAACTACTTGCTAGCTCATTCGCATTGTCATTTGCAGCATGTTCAAGTGTTACAAGTATGACTTCAACTTTACCAAAAGATAAAAAAAGAGTTGTTATAGTTGGTGGGGGATTTGGTGGAGCAACAGCTGCTAAATATATGAAAAGATACTCACCTGAAACAGAAGTTATTTTAATCGAACAAAATAAAGAGTATTACACTTGTCCATTTGGTAATACTGTTATTGCAGGATTAAATGATTTAGACTATATTAAACATGATTATAAAACCTTAGAAAAAAAATATAACATAACTGTAATCCATGAAAAAGTTGCAAAAGTTGATGGAGAAAATCATACTGTTATATTAGAAAATGGCGATATAATACCATATCATAAAGCTATAGTTTCTCCAGGAATTGATTTTAAATATGAAAAAGGTTATGTTGAAGGTTCAGAGATCTATTCTCCACATGCATATAAAGCAGGAGCACAAACTCAACTACTTAGAGAACAACTAGAAGGGATGAAAGATGGTGGAACATATGTTATGGTTGCACCAGCCAATCCATTTAGATGTCCCCCTGGACCATATGAAAGAATCTCTTTAGTTGCATACTATCTTAAAAATAATAAGCCAAACTCTAAAATCATAATTTTAGATCAAAAAAACAAATTCTCTAAACAAGGATTATTCCAAGAGGGATGGGAAAAGCTTTATGGAGATATGATTGAATGGAGAAGTGCAGAGTTTGGAGGAGCAGTTAGTTTCGTTGATCCTATAAAAAAAGAATTAACAACAGAAGATGGAGTTATAAAAGCTGATGTTTTAAATTATATTCCATCACAAAAAGCTGGAAAATTAGCCTTTGATTCAGGTCTAACTGAAGGTGACTGGTGTCCAGTAAACAAAAAAACATTTGAATCAAAAATAGTAAAAGATGTACATGTTATTGGTGATGCTGCAATAGCAACTAGTATGCCAAAGTCTGGTTTCTCTGCTAATTCACAAGCAAAAATTGCAGTACTTCAAATAAGTAGAATGTTAAAAAACAAACCTGTTGTAAATCCTCCAAAATTAGCAAACACTTGTTACAGTTTAGTTGCTCCAAATTATGGTATTTCTGTAGCAGCAGTTTACGAAGCAAAAGAAGATATAATTGAAAAAGTAGCTGGTTCAGGAGGACTAAGTCCAATGAATGCTGATGAAGGAGTTAGAGCAACGGAAGCAGAATATGCTGTAGGATGGTACAAAAATCAAACTGCTGATATCTTTCAATAA